The following coding sequences lie in one Myxococcus xanthus genomic window:
- a CDS encoding chromosome segregation protein SMC has product MHPRIPLLLAFACCLTACPKGPPADGRQVLSEKQQLEADVSAMSSKAETLLEAQSRLVWDFWTEGRHVDVAATYAGQEALFTIENIRRIDRLRQLTDDAREVRALTALHSHFAGEYLSHALAEFNDAAANLEASLTFPVDGKDVRYRDLERLLANERTVARRRALYTAATPAIERLNQTLRRREERADELVRELGFASYEAFGSELRQSDLGRLSVLAEEILQATQAPYRVVMERLSQRELGMPFKDITRADIPRLFRSREVEDAFPKGESLLKAHGTLAGMGLDLGELTHVTIDARDVKGKSSRPLALAVRVPSDVRISFKPGTGVLHQARVLHEFGHALHAAFTTETRFELARLGNPTVGEAYSALFEDLAEDPVWLEEHAGVSGEQRAQYLAASSAHKLYLIRHAAGRLLYQLELHRRVEADPKALYREVMSRTDDIPMTDVDTERYLVDQEDFFQSADSFRAWFLAGQLQAQLKARFGPAWWRTSQAGEFLKTLWAKGNAMSAREVAQAIGEKGIEPDVLLLRLGTTLQVPMKLNLEGVEDAILPAAPGLEDFTQPPPAPGLEDFSAPPTPPAP; this is encoded by the coding sequence ATGCACCCAAGGATTCCCCTGCTGCTGGCCTTCGCCTGCTGCCTCACCGCCTGCCCCAAGGGCCCGCCCGCCGATGGCCGGCAGGTCCTTTCTGAAAAGCAGCAGCTCGAGGCGGATGTCAGCGCCATGTCCTCGAAGGCTGAAACCCTCCTCGAAGCCCAGAGCCGCCTGGTGTGGGACTTCTGGACGGAGGGCCGCCACGTGGACGTCGCCGCCACCTACGCCGGCCAGGAGGCGCTCTTCACCATCGAGAACATCCGCAGAATCGACCGGCTGCGCCAGCTCACGGACGACGCCCGCGAGGTGCGCGCCCTCACCGCGCTGCACTCGCACTTCGCCGGCGAGTACCTGTCCCACGCGCTGGCCGAGTTCAACGACGCGGCCGCCAATCTGGAAGCGTCCCTCACCTTCCCCGTGGACGGGAAGGACGTGCGCTACCGGGACTTGGAGCGGCTGCTCGCCAACGAACGCACGGTGGCGCGACGCCGGGCCCTGTACACCGCGGCCACGCCCGCGATTGAACGCCTCAACCAGACGCTGCGCCGCCGCGAGGAGCGCGCGGACGAACTGGTGCGGGAGCTGGGCTTCGCCTCCTACGAGGCCTTCGGCAGCGAGCTGCGGCAGTCGGACCTGGGACGGCTGAGCGTGCTGGCGGAGGAAATCCTCCAGGCCACGCAGGCCCCCTACCGCGTGGTGATGGAGCGGCTAAGCCAGCGCGAGTTGGGCATGCCCTTCAAGGACATCACCCGCGCGGACATCCCCCGGCTGTTCCGCTCGCGAGAGGTGGAGGACGCCTTCCCCAAGGGAGAATCCCTGCTCAAGGCCCATGGCACGCTGGCGGGCATGGGCCTGGACCTGGGGGAGTTGACCCACGTCACCATCGACGCGCGGGACGTAAAGGGCAAGAGCTCACGTCCCCTGGCGCTGGCGGTGCGCGTCCCCTCCGACGTGCGCATCTCCTTCAAGCCGGGCACGGGCGTGCTGCACCAGGCGCGCGTGCTCCACGAGTTCGGCCACGCCCTGCACGCGGCCTTCACCACGGAGACGCGCTTCGAGCTGGCGCGCCTGGGAAACCCCACCGTGGGCGAAGCCTACTCCGCCCTCTTCGAGGACCTGGCCGAGGACCCGGTGTGGCTGGAGGAGCACGCGGGCGTCAGCGGCGAGCAGCGCGCGCAGTACCTGGCCGCGTCCAGCGCGCACAAGCTGTACCTCATCCGCCATGCCGCGGGCCGGCTGCTCTACCAGTTGGAGCTGCACCGCCGCGTGGAGGCCGATCCGAAGGCGCTGTACCGCGAAGTCATGTCGCGCACCGACGACATCCCGATGACGGACGTGGACACCGAGCGCTACCTCGTGGACCAGGAGGACTTCTTCCAATCCGCGGACAGCTTCCGCGCATGGTTCCTGGCGGGTCAGCTGCAGGCGCAGCTCAAGGCGCGCTTCGGCCCCGCGTGGTGGCGCACGTCGCAGGCGGGCGAGTTCCTCAAGACGCTGTGGGCCAAGGGCAACGCAATGTCCGCGCGCGAGGTGGCCCAGGCCATTGGTGAGAAGGGCATCGAGCCGGACGTGCTGCTGCTGCGGCTGGGCACCACGCTCCAGGTGCCCATGAAGCTCAACCTCGAAGGCGTGGAGGACGCCATCCTCCCCGCCGCGCCGGGGCTGGAGGACTTCACCCAGCCCCCGCCCGCGCCGGGGCTGGAGGACTTCAGCGCACCCCCCACCCCGCCCGCGCCCTAG
- a CDS encoding CotH kinase family protein, with amino-acid sequence MPLRFKSRSALLWLTLSLSACREDVPPAPVVPPIDDPREEQSVPYVSIDGMDNASGFLRGTIQGQGDIRAVEVHVDGVLLGWAEVHGDQWSIQWQPGARMHSIEVVAHDGSGTPARASLALQPLDFDTQHALYQPPSLLTLPTSESATTRYTLDGSTPTADSPIYTSPLVLMRSQGEPAPLSLIPTNPPETPEEWRWLPPRGPVGRAAVVRFQQFQDATPVGASGTRSYLIDKSHGSLPVMSLTVDAEHFFGFEHGIYVPGRIHAEDPLPDWMWGNGNYHQSGKDWERPLHVEWFEVEGQPVISQGAGVRIHGSGSAALPHKSLRLYAKEDYGPKTFRAAVFPDQALDEYTRLIVRTSGQDLLYSKIRDCALQGLLRETALNVQACRPTVLYLNGEYWGLHELRERYDEYYLASRHGIDRKKVAILELDGVLDTGAEGDESHYLALLDFVRNNDLSLPENLAHVESMMDVDDFIDYQIAEIFFANTDWPHNNVKFWRYVQPESGGATAKDGRWRWLLYDLDNAFLGDPGYDSLARVMTDEALPEWSVLLIRQLMTNADFKSRFVSRFQWHLDNTFREERVTAQLESLADLVAAEIPAHIERWGYPVSVESWRYYVDAMRDFATQRPTHVRQHLEASFGPF; translated from the coding sequence ATGCCCCTTCGTTTCAAGTCCCGCTCGGCGTTGTTGTGGCTCACCCTTTCACTGTCCGCCTGCCGTGAGGATGTTCCGCCGGCTCCGGTCGTTCCGCCCATTGACGACCCGCGGGAAGAGCAGTCCGTTCCGTACGTGTCCATCGATGGCATGGACAACGCGTCCGGTTTCCTGCGGGGGACCATCCAGGGGCAGGGCGACATCAGGGCCGTGGAAGTCCACGTGGACGGCGTGCTGCTCGGCTGGGCCGAGGTGCATGGTGACCAGTGGAGCATCCAATGGCAGCCAGGCGCGAGAATGCACTCCATCGAGGTGGTGGCGCATGACGGCTCCGGCACTCCGGCCCGCGCGTCGCTGGCGCTCCAGCCATTGGACTTCGACACGCAGCACGCGCTCTACCAGCCCCCGTCCCTGCTGACGCTGCCCACGAGCGAGTCCGCGACGACGCGCTACACGCTGGATGGCTCGACGCCGACGGCCGACTCGCCCATCTACACCTCGCCGTTGGTCCTGATGCGTTCACAGGGCGAGCCCGCGCCTCTGTCCCTCATCCCCACGAATCCGCCGGAGACGCCGGAGGAGTGGCGGTGGCTGCCGCCTCGCGGGCCGGTGGGTCGCGCCGCCGTGGTGCGGTTCCAGCAATTCCAGGACGCCACGCCCGTGGGAGCCTCCGGCACGCGGAGTTATCTCATCGACAAGTCACATGGTTCGTTGCCGGTGATGTCCCTGACGGTGGACGCGGAGCACTTCTTTGGCTTCGAGCACGGCATCTACGTCCCCGGGCGCATTCACGCGGAGGACCCCTTGCCGGATTGGATGTGGGGCAACGGCAACTATCACCAGAGTGGCAAGGACTGGGAGCGCCCCCTCCACGTGGAGTGGTTCGAAGTGGAAGGCCAGCCGGTGATTTCGCAGGGGGCGGGCGTGCGCATCCACGGCTCGGGCAGCGCGGCGCTGCCGCACAAGAGCCTGCGCCTGTACGCGAAGGAGGACTACGGGCCGAAGACGTTCCGCGCGGCGGTGTTCCCCGACCAGGCGCTGGACGAGTACACGCGGCTCATCGTCCGCACGTCGGGCCAGGACCTGCTGTACTCCAAGATTCGCGACTGTGCGCTCCAGGGACTGCTGCGGGAGACGGCGCTGAACGTGCAGGCCTGCCGCCCCACCGTCTTGTACCTCAACGGTGAGTACTGGGGCCTGCACGAGCTGCGCGAGCGGTATGACGAGTACTACCTCGCGTCGCGCCACGGCATCGACCGCAAGAAGGTGGCCATCCTGGAGTTGGACGGGGTGCTCGACACGGGCGCGGAAGGCGACGAGTCGCACTACCTGGCGCTGCTGGACTTCGTCCGGAACAACGACCTCTCGCTGCCGGAGAACCTGGCCCACGTGGAGTCGATGATGGATGTGGACGACTTCATCGACTATCAAATCGCGGAGATCTTCTTCGCGAACACAGACTGGCCCCACAACAACGTCAAGTTCTGGCGCTACGTCCAGCCGGAGTCCGGCGGAGCCACGGCGAAGGACGGCCGCTGGCGCTGGCTGCTCTACGACCTGGACAACGCCTTCCTCGGTGACCCGGGCTACGACTCGCTGGCCCGGGTGATGACGGACGAGGCACTCCCGGAGTGGTCCGTGCTGCTCATCCGCCAGCTGATGACGAACGCGGACTTCAAGAGCCGCTTCGTGTCGCGCTTCCAGTGGCACCTGGACAACACCTTCCGCGAGGAGCGCGTGACGGCGCAGCTGGAGTCGCTGGCCGACCTGGTCGCCGCGGAGATTCCCGCGCACATCGAGCGTTGGGGCTATCCGGTGTCCGTGGAGTCGTGGCGCTACTACGTGGACGCGATGCGTGACTTCGCCACGCAGCGGCCCACGCACGTGCGCCAGCACCTGGAAGCGAGCTTCGGTCCTTTCTAG